The following coding sequences are from one Arachis hypogaea cultivar Tifrunner chromosome 7, arahy.Tifrunner.gnm2.J5K5, whole genome shotgun sequence window:
- the LOC112701147 gene encoding uncharacterized protein, whose translation MCGNGERRSERTRQPVIMGATPFHPSILEVRLPRHFDKPTDMRYDGTQDPQEHLTAFEARMNLEGVGDEVRCHAFPVTLASPTIRWFNSLPHGSVAGFSDISRAFLAQFTTRIAKAKHPINLLGVTQRTGEMTRKYLDRFNDECLEIEGLTDSVASLCLTNGLLNEDFRKHLTTKPV comes from the coding sequence ATGTGCGGAAATGGAGAAAGAAGGTCCGAGAGAACACGGCAACCTGTCATCATGGGCGCCACCCCATTCCACCCTTCCATTCTTGAGGTTCGGTTGCCGAGGCACTTCGACAAACCgacggacatgaggtatgacgGGACGCAAGACCCACAAgaacacctaacggccttcgaggcccgAATGAACCTCGAAGGAGTGGGAGACGAGGTAAGGTGCCATGCTTTTCCAGTCACCCTGGCAAGCCCAACGATACGGTGGTTTAATAGCCTCCCACACGGCTCTGTGGCCGGCTTCTCGGACATCAGCCGCGCCTTCTTGGCGCAATTCACTACTAGAATTGCAAAGGCAAAACACCCAATTAATCTCCTCGGCGTGACCCAGCGCACCGGCGAGATGACCAGGAAGTATCTAGAtcggttcaacgacgaatgcctagAAATCGAAGGGCTAACCGACTCTGTGGCCAGCCTCTGTCTGACGAATGGCCTTCTTAATGAGGATTTTCGGAAACATCTCACCACCAAACCGGTCTAG
- the LOC140174285 gene encoding uncharacterized protein, protein MENGGEMIKKTKGRQKIEIKKIENKKNCQIAFTKRKDGLLKKANELKSLCDADVDLIIYSSNGKAYYYGDSSLKTMKMALSNEQQPQGNNQFLGYIIEGMSRIDMQNLIKKNDSLVDRLNAEKERAKTLSKTLKTIKNDNNIINWWDTIGQSCEKNKEMEKILVVLQQTLKNQISHKIVANQAAVTTVTESVASTFYHGDQTMDQVNLRVIGSYPTHESMSTFSNITFATGVDPFDAAREFGDQNAPIWYPSYQHQQGYNGLFLYDVSNRNDVGRSSGGDDTGNYLYYSNSNHNNGRGFFGFPYHNNPFNNSYGRRRFF, encoded by the exons atggagaATGGTGgtgaaatgataaaaaaaactaaagggagacaaaagatagagataaagaaaATTGAGAATAAGAAAAATTGTCAAATCGCTTTTACAAAGAGAAAAGACGGCTTATTGAAAAAAGCAAATGAATTAAAATCTTTATGTGATGCTGATGTTGATTTGATTATATATTCTTCCAATGGAAAAGCCTATTACTATGGCGATTCTTCGTTAAAAACAATGAAAATGGCTCTCTCAAACGAGCAACAACCTCAAGGTAATAATCAGTTTCTTGGTTACATCATCGAGGGAATGTCTAGGATCGACATGCAAAATCTTATTAAAAAGAACGATTCACTTGTGGATCGATTAAATGCTGAGAAAGAACGAGCCAAAActctttctaaaactttaaagACAATTAAAAATGACAACAACATTATTAATTGGTGGGATACGATTGGTCAAAgttgtgaaaaaaataaagagatgGAAAAAATTCTTGTAGTTCTTCAGCAGACtttgaaaaatcaaatttcacaCAAAATTGTTGCAAATCAGGCTGCAGTTACAACTGTAACTGAGAGTGTGGCATCTACATTTTATCACGGTG atCAAACCATGGATCAAGTTAATCTCAGAGTTATTGGATCATATCCTACTCATGAAAGTATGAGTACTTTTTCCAACATAACATTTGCTACTGGTGTCGATCCTTTTGACGCTGCGAGAGAATTCGGTGACCAAAATGCCCCTATTTGGTATCCATCATACCAACACCAACAAGGATATAATGGTCTATTTCTCTACGATGTAAGTAACAGGAATGATGTTGGGAGAAGCAGCGGCGGCGACGATACTGGAAATTATCTTTAttattcaaattctaaccataataACGGTAGAGGCTTTTTTGGTTTTCCATACCATAATAATCCATTTAACAATAGTTATGGCCGCAGAAGATTCTTCTAA